The candidate division WOR-3 bacterium DNA window GTATTCGAAATATTGCCCATTGGCTCTTAGAAGATTTAAGAACCAGTCTTTTTGAGCCTCACGAAATCGAAACCGCTAGAACCCAACGATTCCAGATTCGCTTTGATACTTCTTGATAAAGCCTTCAGCTCTGGGTTTATCCCCCAAATAACTCTTAAAATAAGTATACAAAATATGAGGGAGTCGTCTACCCTTTTGTTTATCCCCTGTAAAATCTTACAATTTAACCCACCAATAACCTTAAAAAACCAAAAATCAACAATTTGATTCGTCAGAGCTGGTCAGTTGTAGTATATCTTGACTTCTCTTGTTTCTTCGTTATAATCTAATCAATGGGTTATATGAAATATGCCTTCATCGCCCTGGTCGGCTGGGGATTCTGGGCAATCGGAAGTAAACTTATGACGCGCCACTTCAATACGGTAAGCACCACATTCTGGCTTTCTTTCTGGTCCATCGTATTCCTGGCGATTTTCCTCATATTCAAAAAGAACTTGATGGTAAACCGCTATGTCTATCATACCATACCCATAGGAGCAATCTCCCTCATCGCGATTCTGGCGTTTTACAAGGCATTAAAGCTCGGCCCGGCGTCGGTCGTGGTTCCTTTCACGAATATGTATGTAATCTTCCCGGTGCTCTTCGGCTTTATCGTGCTCAAAGAGGCGATAACAACAACCAGGGTCATCGGGATTATCTTCGCCATCCTGGCGACCATTTTTCTTTCATTATGAAGTTGATAATTTACGAAGACCATCCCGGGAATTTCGCTCCGCTCGTTAATCTCTATCCCCAGTTCAAATTGCGGATCGGAATGAAAGATATCGCCGGACACATCGTCTCTTATTATCCCGGAGTGAAGACGCAATTTATCGGTCGGAGTTTCTTTAAACTGAAGAAAGTCAAACCGGCCAGTCCGACCATCTATTTATCAGCCCGGGCACTTCCTCTGCAGCGGATCAAGAGTTTAAAAAAAGAGGTGAAGTTCACCATAAACAGAGAGGTGATAGGTTTTATAAAACAGAAACCGCCGTTTCCTGAAACCATCAAGGAGGTCAATGATTGTTTTAAGCGGATTAAAGAAAGTCGGGAAATTAAAGGGTATCTTTTGAACGATATCTGCGATTTGATTAAATATAACGACACTCTCTTGATTCAGCACTTTGATACTTTAAAGGAAAAAGGTGTAATACCGAAAGGCGTTTCCATTCTGGGGGATAAGAGGAATCTATGTGCGGCAAAGAAGGCGGTATTGCATAAAGAAGTTTTCATCGATCTCAGTGATGGACCGGTTTTTATTGATGAAGGAGCAGTGCTCAGACCGTTCACCACAATCATCGGGCCTTCATACATCGGACCGGGAACGATCATTGAGCGTGCCAAGATAATAAAATCGAGCATCGGAGCGGTTTGTCGGATAGGCGGTGAAGTTGAGGCTTCAATTTTTCAAGGATATGCGAATAAATATCATGAAGGATTTATCGGCCATTCGTTCATCGGTGAGTGGGTGAACCTCGGCGCCCTGACGACAAACTCGGATTTAAAGAACAATTACGGTTCTGTACGGATTCGGATTGACGGAAAAGAGAAGGATTCCGGGATGATGAAGTTGGGTTGTTTCATCGGCGACCACACAAAGACAGGCATCGGTACTCTTATTCCTACAGGTGCGGTCATCGGCAGTTTTGTGAATTTCTTCGGCGGCGGGATGATGCCCAAATATGTTTCCTGCTTTAGATGGCTTACCACTGAAAAAGAAGAAGTATACAAACTGAAGAAAGCGATTGAGACCGCGAAGGTTGTTATGGCGAGACGCGGAGTTGCCATCTCACAGCAATATGAAGATTTAATTAAAAATACCTACAGATGGCGAGATTCGTTGTAGCAATCGACGGCGGAGCAGGCACAGGAAAGAGCACGACAGCGAAAGGGGTTGCAAGAAGACTCAATTTTTTTTATCTCGACACCGGTGCGATGTACCGCGCCGTCACTCTGAAATATCTTCAAAACAGTTCCCGGCTTGAGCCCATTGATATGGCGGTGATTAAAAAGATTATCGCAGAGACGGAGATCGACCTGCGCCAGGAGGGTGATCAAAATCACGTGTATCTCGACAAAAAGGACGTTACTCTTGAAATCAGAACCCAGGCGGTCAACAGGGCGGTGTCTCCGGTTTCCGCTGTCCCTGAGGTGCGTGAATGGATGGTGGCGAAACAGCGTGAGGTGGCGGAGGGTAAAAACGTCGTTTGTGAAGGCCGGGATATCGGTACGGTCGTCTTTCCCGATGCCCAGGTAAAGGTCTTTTTGACCGCGGATCTGGAAACCCGCGCCCAGAGGCGGTTGCTGGAATTGAAGACAAAAGGGATTGATGCGGATTATGAAGATGTTATTGAAAATCTGAAATTCCGCGACAGGTATGATTCGAGTCGAACCCACTCTCCATTGAAAAAAGCTTCAGACGCGGTGGTTGTGGATACCACTGATTTAACAATAGAAGAAGAGATCTCAGTGGTTGAAAAACTTGTCCGGGAAAGATTGGACGCCGGATAATTTTTCTAATCTTTTTTCATCCCCTTAATGATTGTTATGACTGTTTTCTTGTCTTCAGGATTGTACCACGTCAAATCCGGTAATTTATTGAACCAGGTGATCTGCCGTCGGGCATAATTTCTTGTTCTCTGTTTTGCCTTTTCTATTGCTTGTTCTAAGGTCATTTTTTTCTCGAGGTACTCAATTATCTCTTTATAGCCTATTGTGCGAAGTGCATTTGATTGGGGGTTGAATCCCTTTTTCAGAAGAGATTTTACTTCCTGTACCAGGCCGTTTTTAATCATGGCGTCAAAGCGGGTGTTGATTCTTTGGTACAGTGCATCACGCGGGATGTTCAACCCGACATACCATGGTTGGAATTCCGATTTTCTGCTTTTCTTTTTTATTAACCTGCTTAAGGGTTTACCGGTTATCTCGTAGACCTCAAGTCCCCTTATTATACGTTGTTTGTCTTTTGGATTTACCTTTTGCGCCCATTCAGGGTCGATCTTCAGAAGTTTTTCATAAAGATGTTCTATTCCTTTTTCCTTAATGATTTTGATTAATTTTTCTTTAATCTGTTGATCTGATTCAGGAAGTTTATGAAGAGGATGAAAGAGCGCTTTGATGTATAGTCCTGTGCCTCCGCAGATGATAGGTATCTTGCCCCGCGAATAGACCTCTTTTATCTTCGATTCGGCATCGCGGGCGAATTGACCGCAGGAATAGTTGTCGTCCGGATGGATGAAATCGATCAGATGGAAGGGGACTGTTTTCCGCTGTCGGGATGTCGGTTTCGCCGTACCGATATTGAGGTATTTGTAGATCTGGCGGGAGTCGGCTGAGATGATTTCACCCCCGGTTTTTTTTGCAATTTCAACCGCGATGTCGGTTTTACCGACAGCAGTTGGTCCGACGATGGTGAGGATTTTCATAAAGACGAATTACAGATAGACTCCCATGGAGGCGAACAGTTGAAAGACCTGGGTTTCGAAGATGATGACCGTCATACCACCGAGACTGAGAAACGGTCCAAATGGAATAGGACTCTCCCGACTCTGATGTGTTGATATTACATAGATTACACCCAATACGGCGCCTGTAAAAGCACCGATAAATATTGAAACGAGAATAAAGGGAAAGCCTACAAAGGCACCGATCATTGCAGTAAGATATACATCCCCCATTCCCATGACTTCTTTTTTATAGACCCGTCCGCCGATCACTCTTATCAAGAGTATCAGACCGCCGCCGAAGATGAGTCCCACCAGACCGGGGAGAAAATTTCCTTTTATTATCTGAAAGAGTAAGCCGGCTGCAATACCGGGAATGGAGATCACGTCGGGAATGACCTGGTGCGAGAAGTCGATTCCCGATATCACTATGAGTGCGCAGAAAAAGAATATATAGAAAAAGAAGGCGACGGTTAGATTGTATTTGATAAAGAGATAGAGAAAAGCACAACCGGTGATCAATTCAACGAGCGGATAACGGATTGATATGGGTTGTCGGCACCCCGAACATCTTCCTCTGAGGAGTATGAAACTCACGATGGGGATGTTTTCGTACCACTTAATAGGTTTTTTACAGCGGGGACAGAAGGAACCGGGTGTGATGATTGATTTACCGAGGGGGATTCGGTAGATGAGAACGTTGAGGAAACTACCGATGGCTGTTCCGAAGAGAAAAGAGAATATGTAGGAAACGATTATCAAATCTGTTTGTCTTTAAGACTGAAATAGACAGAGAATGAATCGAGACACTTCTTCATGTCGGTGATACTGTTTGTGACGAGCTCGATTATTTCTTTATGTTGATAATTATTCAGCTTCGGCAAGGAGAGCGCCGCTTTTTTGACACCCGGCACCACGGAAGAGAGTATAATGTCCTGTTCAGCGAGACTGATGAAAATATCCGCACGGTTTAGAGGATCGCGGAATTCTTTTTCGAGAATTATACTGTGACCGATATCGACCAGAGATTTCGTTACACTGTAAAAGAGATATTTTATCTTTTCGATGATCTTCGGACATTCGGGTTTGGTGAGCAGTTCCGGTATTTTAACCAGTGATTCTATCTCTTCTAAATTTTTACTCAGGTTCTCGTAAAGTGATTTGAATCTTTCCAGGTCCATACTTTATTATACATCTATCAGATAAATTGTCAACTTTGAATAACGAAAGGAGGGGAGTTCAGACCCCTCCTTTCATCTATATATAATTATCTCTTTTTCTTCTTTTTCTTTGTTGTCTTTTTCTTTTTTGTTGTCTTTTTCTTTTTTGTTGCCTTTTTCTTTGTCTTTTTCTTCTTTGCACCACACTTCGGCATTATTACCTCCTTTTATAAAAGATTATAATCATAATTAAAAAATTGTCAAGAATTTTTTGTGGATTTTTTTGATGTCAGTGCTATTGACTTATTGTTTTATTTGATTATGATTTCATATGTTGGCTTTTGTGCTTTGTATTTTATTGAACACCAATACAATTTATGTGGGGGAACTCGACGGCGTGATAAGCCCGGCGAGCAGTGCATATTTACTGCGGTTGATAAATATTGCGGAAGCCCAGCACGCAACCTGTTTAATCATAAAACTGGATACTCCGGGCGGACTTGACATCTCTATGAGAAAGATCACCAAACGACTGCTCAATACCGAAGTTCCCGTTGTCGTTTACGTCGCACCGAAAGGTGCACGGGCTGCATCGGCGGGCGTTTTTATTCTCTACGCCGCTCATATCGCGGCGATGGCACCCGGTACAAATGTCGGAGCGGCGCATCCGGTGAGCATGGGAGGAGAAAAGGTCGACAGTGTAATGCGGGAGAAGGTGACGAACGATGCCGTTGCCTATCTCAAGGCGATCGCGAAAGAACGCGGTAGAAATGAGGAGTGGGCGGAAAAAGCGGTTCGGGAAAGTTCTTCCATCGATGCCGAGACCGCTTTACAGAAAGGTGTCTGTGAAATAATCGCCGAAGACATTGAAGACTTGAGAGCTAAGCTCAACAAACGGGTTGTCGAGACGAAACAGGGTGAGGTAACGTTGGTTACTGAATCCGCTGATGTGAAAAAAGTTTCAATGACCCTGAAAGAGCAACTGCTGCTTCTTTTGACCAACCCCAATATCGCATACGTACTTTTGCTTTTAGGTATTTACGGTCTTTTCTTTGAACTTCAGAATCCGGGCATGATCTTTCCGGGGGTGGTCGGAGGCATCTGCATAATTCTGGGATTTTATGCCTTACATCTTCTCCCGGTTAATTACGCCGGTGTAGCATTGATTGTTCTCTCGGCGATATTGTTTATTTTAGAGATTTATGTTACGTCACACGGACTTTTAACGATAGGCGGTATCGTCTCACTGCTTCTCGGATCTTTGATTTTATTTGAAAGCGATGTATCTTATTTAAGATTATCCTGGGAGGTTATTGTGATAGCAATTTTGATTATTGCAGCCTTTTTTATCTTTTTGATAAGCTTAGGAATACATGCACAATTTAAGAAGAAAGCAAGTGGTAAAGAGGGGTTTGTCGGTAAAACCGGAACAGCGAAAACCGATATAACCGCAGCAGGGGGTACGGTGTTTGTGCACGGCGAATACTGGAACGCCGTGTCAGATAGAACGATAAAAAAAGGAGATAAGGTAAAAGTCATAGAAGTGGACGGTATGACTTTAAAGGTAGAAAAGATATAATCTTTTAAGCAATAGTATTCTATGAGTCTGTTCTTTTTTCTGGTGGGGGTGTTTGAAACCCAGCTTTTTCCCGGTAATATTTTCTTCGAGGAGCAGTTTAATCCTGCCTTGATAAATAAGGAAGAGTTCACATTGGCGGTGCGGATGGAATCACATTTTTCCCTGCCCGCAGTGCGTACTTACAGCCTTTATTCGACTTTGAAATCGTACAGCATAAATTGCATCAGTTTCGGTAACGAACTTTATAAAGAGAACACGGTGAAAACCGGCATAATCTTCCCCTTTAATGGAAGATTGAAATTCGGATTTAATCTGGGTTTACTTAATTACTGGATAAAAGAGAATTGTAATCGTTTCAGTTACACTGTGGGACTGGGAGTCAGATACAATTATGCCTCGTTTCAGTGTGACGGTTGGGTCAACAACATAAACTTCCCGCGTTTTTCTGATTACGATTACCTGCCGTTGACCTATTCCGTACGGACAAGCTATTCAGGTGAAAAAAATTATTCGTTCAATTTCGCGGTACGCGGACAGGGATCAGAATTGCCGTTCTTTAATCTCGGCTTTTCGTATTGTTTCTACAGACTCGCCACACTCGGTGTCGGGGTGAATACGGCACCGGTATATCTGGAATATCTTTTTTCTTTTTCGCCCGGTAAACTTATAGTCGGTTATGCCGGCAGGAATCATCAGGATCTCGGGTTGTCTCACTCATTCAGTATAGGATTCAATCTATGATTCTTCTGTTTTTTCTTTTCGGTTTTACGGACGAAATCGGTATTTTCGAGATCGAGGAGTCTAAGGATCTGGAGATTATTCTTCAGGATATAGAGTATCTTCAACAGGTGCCGCTTGACATCAACACCGCAAGCGTGGAACAGCTCAGTATGATCCCTTACTTGTCTCTGTCTGAATGTATGAAGATCGTGGAGTATCGGAAGGAAAGCGGTGGATTCGATTCTGTACAGGATTTGTTACGGATTCCGGGGTTCGATCTTTTTCTTTTACAGAAGATAAAGCCGTATATTACCATAAAGATGAAAATACGAAAGCCGGGAAAATTCCGCAGCCGACTTCGTTTCAAAAGTCGACTTCCCGGAGGAGACGGTGCCGAAGAGTACTACACTAAAAGCGAATTTTACAACGGACAATACGATGTCTTCCTGGTAACGGAGAAAGACCCGTATGAAAGTTCTTTTTTCGATTATTATGCGGCCGGAATACTGATAGACGAGGGAATCAGACGGTTTGCACTGGGTAAGTACAACCTGGACCTCGATCCCGGCGTGGTCCTTTCTCCTCTCGGTTCTTTTTTTAATGCAATGGATTTTCGTTTGATAAACCAGGAACGCGGACTCATCCCTTACACTTCAGTACTGGAGAACAACGGTTTTTTCGGAGCGGCGCTGAGTGATTCCTTCCTGGTGAGATTTACGGCTTTCTATTCGAATCAGAAGCTCGACGGCAGAATCGACAGTACGGGTTTTGCCCGTTCTTTCGACGAAACCGGTGATCACACAGATTCACTCTCATTGAGCAGAAAAGACCGGATTAATGAAGAAATATTCGGCTACGACGTGAGGTATCGATTTTCGAATCTTCTTCTCTCAAACAAAAGTTACCTGTGTAGATACACTCCTCCGTTTGTGTGTGCGGATTCTTTTAATGACTTTTACGGAGATGAATTTTTTATCAGCGGTCTGGAGATGAAGTACATCGAAGATTTCTTTGTGGTGTTTTCAGAAGTCGCCCGTTCCCATCGGAATCAAACAGGAGGGATTTTCGGATTTATCGGTTATCTTCCATACGTGGATTTCAATCTCGCCGGTAAGTACTTTCCTGCAGGTTTTTATTCACCGAAAGGAGTCGAGGCACGGGAAGATTATCTTGGAGGCGTTCTTGATATGGCGGCGTCGCCGGGATTTATAAAGATCGGTACGACCCTGACTCT harbors:
- a CDS encoding (d)CMP kinase, whose translation is MARFVVAIDGGAGTGKSTTAKGVARRLNFFYLDTGAMYRAVTLKYLQNSSRLEPIDMAVIKKIIAETEIDLRQEGDQNHVYLDKKDVTLEIRTQAVNRAVSPVSAVPEVREWMVAKQREVAEGKNVVCEGRDIGTVVFPDAQVKVFLTADLETRAQRRLLELKTKGIDADYEDVIENLKFRDRYDSSRTHSPLKKASDAVVVDTTDLTIEEEISVVEKLVRERLDAG
- the miaA gene encoding tRNA (adenosine(37)-N6)-dimethylallyltransferase MiaA, coding for MKILTIVGPTAVGKTDIAVEIAKKTGGEIISADSRQIYKYLNIGTAKPTSRQRKTVPFHLIDFIHPDDNYSCGQFARDAESKIKEVYSRGKIPIICGGTGLYIKALFHPLHKLPESDQQIKEKLIKIIKEKGIEHLYEKLLKIDPEWAQKVNPKDKQRIIRGLEVYEITGKPLSRLIKKKSRKSEFQPWYVGLNIPRDALYQRINTRFDAMIKNGLVQEVKSLLKKGFNPQSNALRTIGYKEIIEYLEKKMTLEQAIEKAKQRTRNYARRQITWFNKLPDLTWYNPEDKKTVITIIKGMKKD
- a CDS encoding prepilin peptidase; this encodes MIIVSYIFSFLFGTAIGSFLNVLIYRIPLGKSIITPGSFCPRCKKPIKWYENIPIVSFILLRGRCSGCRQPISIRYPLVELITGCAFLYLFIKYNLTVAFFFYIFFFCALIVISGIDFSHQVIPDVISIPGIAAGLLFQIIKGNFLPGLVGLIFGGGLILLIRVIGGRVYKKEVMGMGDVYLTAMIGAFVGFPFILVSIFIGAFTGAVLGVIYVISTHQSRESPIPFGPFLSLGGMTVIIFETQVFQLFASMGVYL
- a CDS encoding nodulation protein NfeD, which encodes MLAFVLCILLNTNTIYVGELDGVISPASSAYLLRLINIAEAQHATCLIIKLDTPGGLDISMRKITKRLLNTEVPVVVYVAPKGARAASAGVFILYAAHIAAMAPGTNVGAAHPVSMGGEKVDSVMREKVTNDAVAYLKAIAKERGRNEEWAEKAVRESSSIDAETALQKGVCEIIAEDIEDLRAKLNKRVVETKQGEVTLVTESADVKKVSMTLKEQLLLLLTNPNIAYVLLLLGIYGLFFELQNPGMIFPGVVGGICIILGFYALHLLPVNYAGVALIVLSAILFILEIYVTSHGLLTIGGIVSLLLGSLILFESDVSYLRLSWEVIVIAILIIAAFFIFLISLGIHAQFKKKASGKEGFVGKTGTAKTDITAAGGTVFVHGEYWNAVSDRTIKKGDKVKVIEVDGMTLKVEKI
- a CDS encoding helix-hairpin-helix domain-containing protein, which codes for MILLFFLFGFTDEIGIFEIEESKDLEIILQDIEYLQQVPLDINTASVEQLSMIPYLSLSECMKIVEYRKESGGFDSVQDLLRIPGFDLFLLQKIKPYITIKMKIRKPGKFRSRLRFKSRLPGGDGAEEYYTKSEFYNGQYDVFLVTEKDPYESSFFDYYAAGILIDEGIRRFALGKYNLDLDPGVVLSPLGSFFNAMDFRLINQERGLIPYTSVLENNGFFGAALSDSFLVRFTAFYSNQKLDGRIDSTGFARSFDETGDHTDSLSLSRKDRINEEIFGYDVRYRFSNLLLSNKSYLCRYTPPFVCADSFNDFYGDEFFISGLEMKYIEDFFVVFSEVARSHRNQTGGIFGFIGYLPYVDFNLAGKYFPAGFYSPKGVEAREDYLGGVLDMAASPGFIKIGTTLTLDNDIDDDSVRYGIKLNIEKRNSLVRLKMQFRVRFRERVKDLSGSRVFLRITPNKFIFFDVRLEEKYVDTETGTEKGLLGALEMGVEYRRVKLRGRYGRFDTDSYDARIFAYEIDLPGVINNRMLYQKGDYGFVYMSVKPTDFLKFTLKYCVVTRDTVFSRQFGCQCDITW